One genomic segment of Nerophis lumbriciformis linkage group LG20, RoL_Nlum_v2.1, whole genome shotgun sequence includes these proteins:
- the LOC133619281 gene encoding uncharacterized protein isoform X2 has product MDDYCYAKMATSAKREHERESAPPTENNLKSEDEDVQQLIGNPEEVSPQLGGSSTLKQETPQPPCIKKEEEELCITQEGECLLGREEADYTKFPLSILSVKTEDDEEKPQVDNLLAPLSDSEAEDEVEVTLSSDTDCEDDMRTHTDNKNSECSTKKRRKTCLSCSVCAKSFSVKSMLTRHMTTHTGEKTFNCSVCSVRFSQKSHLTEHMRTHTGEKCFNCSVCGKSFSFKRNFNRHMRTHIGEKTFSCSVCGKSFSTKSHLTQHMRTHTSEKPFNCSVCGKSFSQNRYLTEHMRTHTGDKPFNCSVCGKGFSQNRYLTEHMRTHTGEKTFSCSVCGKSFFTKSHLSQHTRTHTGENSLHCSVCGKSFSTKSHLTQHMRTHAGEKPFNCSVCGKDFSQKSHLTEHMKTHTGEKPFNCSVCGKDFSQKSHLTEHMKTHTGEKTFKCSVCGKSFSCKRNLTEHMRTHTGEKPLHCSVCGKSFSLKRNLNRHMRTHTGEKTFSCSVCGVRFSQKSHLTQHMRTHTGEKKCNCSVVGSFCVEFACSPRDCVGSLRVLRLPPTSKDMHLGIS; this is encoded by the coding sequence acgtccagcagctgatcggtaatccagaagaagtttcccctcagttaggggggagctccactttgaagcaggagactccacaaccaccctgcattaaaaaggaagaggaggaactctgcatcactcaggagggagagtgtcttctaggacgagaggaagctgattacaccaagtttccactgagtattctctctgtgaagactgaagatgatgaagagaaaccacaagtagacaacctcttagctccactatcagatagtgaggctgaagatgaggttgaagtaactttgagcagcgatacagactgtgaagatgatatgaggactcacactgacaacaaaaactctgaatgctctacaaagaagagacgtaaaacatgtttgagctgctcagtttgtgcgaaaagcttttctgttaagagcATGCTGACCcgacacatgacaacacacacaggtgaaaaaacatttaattgttcagtttgtagcGTAAGATTTTCTCAAAAGAgccatttgactgaacacatgagaacacacacaggagaaaaatgttttaactgctcagtttgtggtaaaagcttttcttTTAAGAGGAATTTcaatcgacacatgagaacacacataggtgaaaaaacatttagttgttcagtttgtggcaaaagcttttctacaaagagccatttgactcaacacatgaggacacacacaagtgaaaaaccttttaattgttcagtttgtggcaaaagcttttctcaaaatagatatttgactgaacacatgagaacacacacaggtgacaaaccttttaattgttcagtttgtggcaaaggcttttctcaaaatagatatttaactgaacacatgagaacacacacaggtgaaaaaacatttagttgttcagtgtgtggcaaaagcttttttacaaagagccatttgagtcaacacacgagaacacacacaggtgaaaattcATTAcactgttcagtttgtggtaaaagcttttctacaaagagccatttgactcaacacatgagaacacacgcaggtgaaaaaccttttaattgttcagtttgtggcaaagacTTTTCTCAAAAGAgccatttgactgaacacatgaaaacacacacaggtgaaaaaccttttaattgttcagtttgtggcaaagacTTTTCTCAAAAGAgccatttgactgaacacatgaaaacacacacaggtgaaaaaacatttaaatgttcagtttgtggtaaaagcttttcttgtaagaggaatttgactgaacacatgagaacacacacaggcgaAAAACCATTAcactgttcagtttgtggtaaaagcttttcttTAAAGAGGAATTTgaatcgacacatgagaacacacacaggtgaaaaaacatttagttgttcagtttgtggcgtaAGGTTTTCTCAAAAaagccatttgactcaacacatgagaacacacacaggtgaaaaaaaatgtaactgttcAGTtgtgggatctttctgtgtggagtttgcatgttctccccgtgactgcgtgggttccctccgggtactccggcttcctcccacctccaaagacatgcacctggggataagttga
- the LOC133619281 gene encoding uncharacterized protein isoform X1 — MDDDCYAKMATSAKREDERESAPPTENNLKSKDEDVQQLIGNPEEVSPQLGGSSTLKQETPQPPCIKKEEEELCITQEGECLLGREEADYTKFPLSILSVKTEDDEEKPQVDNLLAPLSDSEAEDEVEVTLSSDTDCEDDMRTHTDNKNSECSTKKRRKTCLSCSVCAKSFSVKSMLTRHMTTHTGEKTFNCSVCSVRFSQKSHLTEHMRTHTGEKCFNCSVCGKSFSFKRNFNRHMRTHIGEKTFSCSVCGKSFSTKSHLTQHMRTHTSEKPFNCSVCGKSFSQNRYLTEHMRTHTGDKPFNCSVCGKGFSQNRYLTEHMRTHTGEKTFSCSVCGKSFFTKSHLSQHTRTHTGENSLHCSVCGKSFSTKSHLTQHMRTHAGEKPFNCSVCGKDFSQKSHLTEHMKTHTGEKPFNCSVCGKDFSQKSHLTEHMKTHTGEKTFKCSVCGKSFSCKRNLTEHMRTHTGEKPLHCSVCGKSFSLKRNLNRHMRTHTGEKTFSCSVCGVRFSQKSHLTQHMRTHTGEKKCNCSVVGSFCVEFACSPRDCVGSLRVLRLPPTSKDMHLGIS; from the coding sequence acgtccagcagctgatcggtaatccagaagaagtttcccctcagttaggggggagctccactttgaagcaggagactccacaaccaccctgcattaaaaaggaagaggaggaactctgcatcactcaggagggagagtgtcttctaggacgagaggaagctgattacaccaagtttccactgagtattctctctgtgaagactgaagatgatgaagagaaaccacaagtagacaacctcttagctccactatcagatagtgaggctgaagatgaggttgaagtaactttgagcagcgatacagactgtgaagatgatatgaggactcacactgacaacaaaaactctgaatgctctacaaagaagagacgtaaaacatgtttgagctgctcagtttgtgcgaaaagcttttctgttaagagcATGCTGACCcgacacatgacaacacacacaggtgaaaaaacatttaattgttcagtttgtagcGTAAGATTTTCTCAAAAGAgccatttgactgaacacatgagaacacacacaggagaaaaatgttttaactgctcagtttgtggtaaaagcttttcttTTAAGAGGAATTTcaatcgacacatgagaacacacataggtgaaaaaacatttagttgttcagtttgtggcaaaagcttttctacaaagagccatttgactcaacacatgaggacacacacaagtgaaaaaccttttaattgttcagtttgtggcaaaagcttttctcaaaatagatatttgactgaacacatgagaacacacacaggtgacaaaccttttaattgttcagtttgtggcaaaggcttttctcaaaatagatatttaactgaacacatgagaacacacacaggtgaaaaaacatttagttgttcagtgtgtggcaaaagcttttttacaaagagccatttgagtcaacacacgagaacacacacaggtgaaaattcATTAcactgttcagtttgtggtaaaagcttttctacaaagagccatttgactcaacacatgagaacacacgcaggtgaaaaaccttttaattgttcagtttgtggcaaagacTTTTCTCAAAAGAgccatttgactgaacacatgaaaacacacacaggtgaaaaaccttttaattgttcagtttgtggcaaagacTTTTCTCAAAAGAgccatttgactgaacacatgaaaacacacacaggtgaaaaaacatttaaatgttcagtttgtggtaaaagcttttcttgtaagaggaatttgactgaacacatgagaacacacacaggcgaAAAACCATTAcactgttcagtttgtggtaaaagcttttcttTAAAGAGGAATTTgaatcgacacatgagaacacacacaggtgaaaaaacatttagttgttcagtttgtggcgtaAGGTTTTCTCAAAAaagccatttgactcaacacatgagaacacacacaggtgaaaaaaaatgtaactgttcAGTtgtgggatctttctgtgtggagtttgcatgttctccccgtgactgcgtgggttccctccgggtactccggcttcctcccacctccaaagacatgcacctggggataagttga